The following proteins are encoded in a genomic region of Lactiplantibacillus plantarum:
- a CDS encoding glycosyltransferase: MYFFITSKIDSTPSAIELAMIQRQKLFTKHRVPALIVTRNFVRDLHHNMQLIGYDDEFQVNMYDYFQGTTNYEGEPLTAANYPRVTGETLERVSANEFDVIQREQRQKALMLNAQGNIDYVDILNPQGAVSRRDYYDTRGFLTVAQYFDDKQNIVLEQHCNLQQQPVLETFFRPNEKQQPVATHQRLLNYHGHNYEFEDWDQLTAFFLDALNTEYGGHGTMIVDRSDAGMNPIVKMSTAARKYEFLHSNFTLDPLDVVNSPIVPYTQIGLDHASQMAGLIMSTQEECDDMTNHIHNVIPTLAIPVGSVSDEQLAARPVDFKDRIEGKVIAVARLSAEKNLEQLIKAVAYVHEKQSNVTLDIYGYGDSWTGFKEENRLRALVSSQRWQSFITFKGFERDLTPVYNQAQLMVLTSQYEGFNLGILEGLSHGVPVVAYDIKYGPATMITDGENGRLITPNNLVELGKVILTLLQHPKQLAKMSERAYGNSSRFSEAMIWQRWNDHVIQPDIQAMRGVTTNGNAYHVIG, encoded by the coding sequence ATGTATTTCTTTATTACGAGCAAAATTGATTCGACGCCATCAGCTATTGAGTTAGCCATGATTCAGCGTCAAAAATTATTCACAAAGCACCGGGTACCTGCGTTGATCGTGACCCGTAACTTTGTACGCGATTTACATCATAATATGCAACTCATTGGGTATGATGATGAGTTCCAGGTCAATATGTATGATTATTTTCAAGGCACTACGAATTACGAAGGCGAACCGTTAACTGCGGCCAATTATCCACGGGTGACGGGTGAAACGCTGGAACGGGTCAGCGCTAATGAATTTGACGTCATTCAACGGGAACAACGGCAAAAAGCACTGATGTTAAATGCGCAGGGGAATATTGATTACGTCGATATTCTCAATCCACAGGGCGCGGTCAGCCGTCGAGACTATTATGATACGCGGGGCTTCTTAACGGTGGCCCAGTACTTTGATGACAAGCAGAATATTGTGTTAGAGCAACACTGTAATTTACAACAACAGCCTGTCTTAGAGACGTTTTTCCGGCCAAATGAGAAGCAACAACCAGTTGCCACTCATCAACGGCTGTTAAACTATCACGGGCATAATTACGAATTTGAGGACTGGGATCAGCTGACTGCCTTTTTCTTAGACGCGTTAAATACTGAGTATGGCGGTCACGGAACCATGATCGTGGATCGTAGTGATGCTGGAATGAATCCGATTGTTAAAATGTCCACAGCAGCGCGCAAGTATGAGTTCTTACACAGTAATTTCACGCTGGACCCACTTGACGTTGTGAACTCACCAATTGTGCCGTACACTCAAATCGGGTTAGATCACGCCAGTCAAATGGCTGGTTTGATCATGTCCACGCAAGAAGAGTGTGATGATATGACGAACCACATTCATAATGTGATTCCAACTTTAGCGATTCCAGTTGGTAGTGTAAGTGACGAACAATTAGCAGCTCGTCCGGTTGACTTTAAGGATCGGATTGAGGGCAAGGTGATTGCCGTTGCTCGCTTATCGGCAGAGAAAAATTTGGAACAATTGATTAAGGCGGTCGCCTATGTTCATGAAAAACAGTCGAATGTGACCTTAGATATTTATGGTTATGGTGATTCATGGACTGGATTTAAAGAAGAAAATCGGTTGCGAGCCTTGGTCAGTTCGCAACGTTGGCAGTCATTTATCACGTTTAAGGGCTTTGAGCGCGATTTGACACCGGTCTATAACCAAGCACAACTGATGGTCCTTACTAGCCAATATGAGGGCTTTAACTTAGGTATTTTAGAAGGGTTAAGTCATGGCGTTCCGGTGGTTGCCTATGACATTAAGTATGGTCCGGCAACGATGATTACGGATGGTGAAAATGGGCGATTGATCACCCCCAATAATTTAGTTGAATTGGGCAAGGTGATTTTAACGCTCTTACAACACCCTAAACAGTTGGCGAAGATGAGTGAACGGGCATATGGCAACAGTAGCCGTTTTTCTGAGGCTATGATTTGGCAACGGTGGAATGATCATGTCATTCAGCCTGATATTCAAGCAATGAGGGGAGTTACAACCAATGGAAACGCATATCACGTCATCGGCTAA
- a CDS encoding ABC transporter ATP-binding protein encodes METHITSSAKQPHAKYGTRDLLRLIMTHAHPKKGLFVIGILLSFVATICSLGITLMLKEFIDAFNHGTSGQLLLRLGAVIVVQLFASVASSFLLSYTGVDAVSTLRSALWQHIVDLPIPYFDHNRTGELSSRVVNDTSTIFELISSQFSNAINGIISIVGSLTLMLLLNFRLTIIILIVVPLMAVIIVPMGQVLARISKAIQKETANLNSAAVQMIGQNRLVKAMVAEKALKKQGKDQVDRIKGFSVRQIKLISVLNPVLNIMLLAAIFIIIVYGGILVQTNALTIGSLVAFLMYAVQMISPLSSVTGLVTALQQTVGATERIDNILDSPEEDKRLSGETLSTIDTVDFDHVDFGYESDKPVLKDIDLTIHRGERIALIGESGSGKTTLVSLLEAYYTPTRGELDVNGETMASYTIPSIRNQIGYVSQEVDLMPGTIRDNLLLGSTEPVSDEQLSALLTQVGLADWLAELSAGLDTDVGERGLNVSGGQRQRLAIVRALVRHPSLLILDEATASLDNQNQERVTQLLATLPADLTTITIVHRLNQIEAYPRILFMEDGQITGDGNHESLLATHERYRDFYRLQYQHG; translated from the coding sequence ATGGAAACGCATATCACGTCATCGGCTAAACAACCACATGCCAAGTATGGGACCCGTGATTTATTGAGATTGATCATGACCCATGCTCACCCGAAGAAGGGACTCTTTGTGATTGGAATCCTGTTGTCGTTTGTCGCAACGATTTGTAGTCTTGGCATTACGTTGATGTTGAAGGAGTTTATCGACGCCTTTAACCATGGTACTTCGGGTCAACTGTTGCTTCGGTTAGGCGCTGTGATTGTCGTGCAGCTATTTGCAAGTGTTGCGTCGAGTTTTCTACTTAGTTATACGGGGGTCGACGCCGTTTCGACGTTGCGGAGCGCGTTATGGCAACATATCGTGGACTTGCCGATTCCGTATTTTGACCATAACCGGACGGGGGAACTGTCTAGTCGGGTAGTTAACGATACATCGACGATTTTTGAATTGATTTCAAGTCAGTTTTCGAATGCCATTAATGGGATCATCTCAATTGTGGGTTCCTTGACGTTAATGTTGTTATTAAACTTCCGCTTAACGATTATTATTTTAATTGTGGTTCCATTGATGGCCGTGATCATTGTGCCAATGGGTCAAGTGTTAGCGCGGATCTCCAAAGCGATTCAAAAAGAAACGGCCAACTTAAATAGTGCAGCAGTACAAATGATTGGTCAAAATCGGTTAGTGAAAGCAATGGTTGCTGAAAAGGCACTGAAAAAACAGGGAAAAGATCAAGTTGATCGGATCAAAGGCTTCAGTGTCCGTCAAATCAAGCTGATCTCGGTGCTTAATCCAGTGCTAAACATCATGTTACTGGCCGCAATTTTCATTATCATTGTTTATGGTGGGATCTTGGTACAAACGAACGCGTTGACAATTGGAAGTTTAGTAGCTTTCTTAATGTATGCCGTTCAAATGATTTCACCACTGAGTAGCGTAACGGGCTTAGTGACTGCCTTGCAACAAACGGTCGGGGCAACTGAGCGAATCGACAACATTTTAGATAGTCCGGAAGAAGATAAGCGGTTGTCAGGCGAAACGCTGTCAACAATCGATACGGTCGACTTTGATCACGTCGATTTTGGCTACGAAAGTGATAAACCGGTGCTTAAGGACATTGATTTGACAATTCATCGCGGTGAGCGGATTGCCTTGATTGGTGAGAGTGGTAGCGGGAAAACGACCTTAGTTTCGCTCTTAGAGGCTTACTATACGCCAACTCGTGGTGAGCTGGACGTGAATGGCGAGACAATGGCCAGTTATACGATTCCCTCGATTCGTAATCAGATCGGCTACGTGAGTCAAGAAGTAGACTTGATGCCCGGGACGATTCGCGATAATCTCCTGTTAGGTTCGACGGAACCGGTCTCTGATGAACAATTGAGTGCGTTGTTGACACAAGTCGGCTTAGCGGACTGGCTAGCTGAACTGTCAGCTGGTCTTGATACGGACGTCGGTGAACGGGGCTTGAATGTTTCTGGTGGACAGCGGCAACGTTTGGCCATCGTCCGGGCACTCGTCCGCCACCCGTCGTTATTGATTTTAGACGAAGCGACGGCTAGTCTTGATAATCAGAACCAAGAACGGGTGACCCAGCTCTTGGCGACGTTACCAGCTGACCTGACGACTATTACGATTGTCCATCGGTTAAACCAGATCGAAGCTTATCCGCGAATTCTCTTCATGGAGGATGGTCAGATTACGGGTGATGGCAATCATGAGTCCTTATTAGCAACCCATGAACGTTATCGTGACTTTTATCGGCTGCAGTATCAACACGGTTAA
- a CDS encoding MucBP domain-containing protein: MSKDNQKMTGDSVYRVKMYKDGKRWVYAGATTLALAAGLVFANVNASADTAASSDATTEQVSSAASSAATSSTATSSAATDASSASSTATSTSSTASSTATTSSSAASSTASSAATSTTSAASSSAATVSATTPASSDATSTSTATVAATAAKASVATPASAAATATTTATTTAATTAPTVTAPASEAANQTAAGSVDAGTLTSATQSGGSGNLQDQAQYIQENVDGTNIKVTAGHTYAVAIRLTKSQALDWANASGQVSIAPNGSNSNGTWTAVEYATESGKEYSYAAGASTATVDITKLTDADSYVTVLYTFKANDDATTGSRAAYLEFTGTTSVNKLSTNTNNTDANQQIEAWSYATQVMDTSVAAGTVVVHYVDENGNKIADDTTVQGDVDNTYTVTPATFSNYTLDTTKSSALTGTVAADTTDSDGNVTAAGTELTLVYSQNTEASNLTVNYVDADGNTILPSKTYTEGADGTAAEVGGAYSVNAASIDGYTLTGDATQTGTFVSGGNTVTFTYTKDAAPVEQSTVTVNYVDADGNTIKAATTQTLDNGSTYTVETPTIDGYTYKSADAALTGTVDGNKTITLTYTKDSTTPVENKANLTINYVDADGNTIKASSVTEYIVGQAYTVGQPEIAGYTYDHATGDAIAGTIAYNGNTVTLVYTKNGGTTPTEQTKTITVNYVDADGNTIKSATTTTYKVGDTYTVATPSIDGYTYKSADGALSGTVADDATITLTYAKNDNGGSTTAPTTAPGTGDNGNNGGGTTTTAPTTAPGTGDNVNGGGTGTTTTAPVTTPSDDTVDNGNGSSNNGSSTTTSTAPATTVSDDEVTPTTTATTNNGTSGVVPASASLKPVVTTKTTTSDAKTLPQTDEDENGTALAVLGLSTLLMGSALYFGVSRRKHEA; encoded by the coding sequence ATGTCAAAAGATAATCAAAAAATGACCGGTGATTCGGTTTATCGGGTAAAGATGTATAAAGATGGCAAGCGTTGGGTTTATGCCGGCGCAACCACGTTAGCTTTGGCTGCAGGTTTAGTATTTGCCAACGTTAATGCTTCTGCTGATACTGCTGCTAGCTCAGACGCAACCACGGAACAAGTTTCTAGTGCTGCCAGCTCTGCTGCAACTAGTTCAACGGCGACTTCATCAGCTGCTACGGATGCCAGTTCTGCATCTTCAACTGCAACTTCAACGTCAAGTACGGCTAGCTCAACTGCTACTACTTCAAGTAGTGCTGCCAGCTCGACTGCTTCTTCAGCTGCTACGTCAACAACGAGTGCGGCTAGTTCTTCAGCTGCAACTGTCAGTGCGACTACACCAGCAAGCAGTGATGCGACATCGACTTCAACGGCAACTGTTGCAGCAACGGCTGCTAAGGCATCAGTTGCAACACCAGCTTCTGCTGCAGCAACGGCAACCACAACTGCTACGACCACGGCTGCGACTACAGCCCCAACAGTAACGGCACCAGCTTCTGAAGCTGCTAATCAAACTGCTGCTGGCTCAGTTGACGCTGGAACATTGACGAGTGCTACTCAGTCGGGTGGTTCGGGCAACTTACAAGACCAAGCACAATACATTCAGGAAAATGTTGATGGCACGAACATCAAAGTTACTGCCGGGCATACGTACGCAGTTGCCATCCGGTTAACCAAGAGCCAAGCGCTTGATTGGGCTAATGCTTCTGGTCAAGTTTCAATTGCGCCAAATGGTTCCAACAGTAATGGCACTTGGACTGCCGTTGAATACGCAACTGAATCCGGTAAGGAATACAGTTACGCAGCTGGTGCTTCAACTGCCACTGTGGACATCACGAAGCTAACTGATGCTGATAGTTATGTCACTGTTCTCTATACTTTCAAAGCTAACGACGACGCGACGACGGGTAGCCGGGCTGCATATTTGGAATTTACAGGGACTACCTCAGTTAATAAGTTATCAACTAATACTAACAACACTGATGCCAATCAGCAGATTGAGGCTTGGAGCTATGCAACCCAAGTAATGGATACTTCTGTTGCCGCTGGTACGGTCGTTGTCCATTACGTTGATGAAAACGGCAATAAGATTGCGGATGACACGACTGTTCAAGGCGATGTTGACAATACTTACACCGTTACACCTGCTACTTTCAGTAATTACACGTTAGATACGACTAAGTCCAGTGCTTTGACTGGAACAGTTGCCGCTGACACTACTGATTCTGATGGTAATGTGACGGCTGCTGGTACTGAATTGACGTTAGTCTACTCACAAAATACCGAAGCTTCAAACTTGACTGTTAACTACGTTGATGCTGATGGCAATACGATCTTACCTTCTAAGACTTATACAGAAGGTGCTGATGGTACTGCAGCTGAAGTTGGCGGTGCTTACAGTGTAAATGCCGCTTCGATTGACGGTTATACCTTAACGGGTGATGCAACCCAAACTGGGACTTTTGTTTCTGGTGGTAACACGGTTACCTTCACTTATACGAAGGATGCAGCCCCAGTTGAACAATCAACGGTTACGGTAAACTACGTTGATGCTGATGGTAACACGATCAAGGCCGCTACGACCCAAACTTTGGATAACGGCTCAACTTATACGGTTGAAACGCCAACGATCGATGGTTACACTTACAAGTCAGCTGATGCCGCTTTGACTGGTACGGTTGATGGTAATAAGACGATTACCTTAACTTACACCAAGGATTCAACGACACCAGTTGAAAATAAAGCTAACTTGACGATCAATTATGTTGACGCTGATGGTAACACCATCAAAGCATCCAGCGTAACTGAATATATCGTTGGTCAAGCTTACACGGTTGGTCAACCAGAAATTGCTGGTTACACTTATGACCATGCCACTGGTGATGCCATTGCCGGAACGATTGCCTACAACGGTAACACAGTTACCCTTGTTTACACGAAGAACGGTGGCACTACTCCAACTGAACAAACTAAGACGATCACAGTTAACTATGTTGACGCAGATGGTAATACGATCAAGAGTGCGACGACCACAACTTACAAAGTTGGGGACACTTACACGGTCGCAACACCTTCAATCGATGGTTACACTTACAAGTCAGCTGATGGTGCTTTGAGTGGTACGGTGGCTGATGACGCGACGATCACCTTAACTTATGCTAAGAATGATAACGGCGGCTCAACGACTGCACCTACCACCGCACCTGGTACCGGTGACAATGGTAATAACGGTGGTGGCACGACGACAACCGCACCTACGACTGCACCTGGCACTGGTGACAACGTCAACGGTGGCGGTACTGGTACAACTACAACTGCTCCTGTTACGACGCCAAGTGACGATACTGTTGATAATGGTAATGGTTCATCAAACAACGGTTCATCAACGACGACTTCAACGGCACCAGCAACCACGGTTTCTGATGATGAAGTAACGCCAACGACGACGGCTACTACTAACAATGGGACTAGTGGGGTTGTTCCTGCATCAGCCTCATTGAAGCCAGTAGTTACGACTAAGACGACGACTTCAGACGCAAAGACGTTACCACAAACGGATGAAGACGAAAACGGGACTGCCTTGGCTGTCTTGGGTCTTTCAACCTTATTGATGGGTTCAGCGCTATACTTTGGCGTTTCTCGTCGGAAGCATGAAGCATAA
- a CDS encoding coiled-coil domain-containing protein translates to MKMFNKKRRDKNEDYRNHSERATATSTVAAQKPKPKATQSSTTPNVRSSAGVRPTSSSVTASTSAPVKGQNRVNQRRATQTAAKNSVAIEREMADLNKQYQTLRGELKVQLVQDRKHEKQQYETLVAEQLNLEQQLKDAKVTLSKQDKVVNTNDSERQGMVKTINAAQKRYDDAKKALAKSDQTIKSLEKKITQSEQSLADLKQNEADMRKAIQGEQDLKKLFVLMKQQEKQAQDLYQKSDAINSELVKLQKREQTETRERSRKEHAITSAEKDLHTAQDALVAYDRKKKSAQDEQERSLNLINQKINRLQHDYDQNATIVKGLQQKIESIDAKLKSDYGTTHLVSPVEFDQSAKYFLFSTDLIQSLSGDEKASMEMIMGLLKSEVKDKANVITVNYNDSLPEIWNSYQSAGLVDKRTGLYNMYYTIQAKVPGAVAKTKPELPDNPAWQYKRNADKQIVSIADDGGNPIMTLKYRKNGAIWYMTYFNGSLATRRDVYDAAGFLSVTQYLDRTNNSQVTLENFYRPDHSLAMVKQYGSNHELSIQLVNKEEAITNVFHSEAQLLNWWLASVLQQQNSVLVMGVNAPLFDQCLQATNDNFHLLPIVSADDLDNQHVQDIINGKSKLSSLVVTDRDVQTAIEKQMTRDLEITVMPAAEVRA, encoded by the coding sequence ATGAAGATGTTCAATAAAAAGCGCAGAGATAAGAATGAGGATTACCGTAATCATTCTGAGCGTGCAACGGCGACTTCAACCGTTGCTGCTCAAAAGCCAAAACCAAAGGCGACTCAAAGTAGTACGACCCCCAATGTGCGGTCATCTGCTGGTGTCCGGCCAACTAGTAGCAGCGTGACTGCTTCAACTAGTGCCCCAGTTAAGGGCCAAAACCGGGTCAACCAACGGCGTGCTACCCAAACAGCAGCCAAAAACAGTGTGGCCATTGAACGCGAAATGGCTGACTTAAACAAGCAATACCAAACTTTACGTGGGGAGCTTAAGGTCCAATTAGTTCAGGATCGTAAGCACGAAAAGCAACAGTATGAAACTTTAGTTGCCGAACAGTTAAACTTAGAACAACAGTTAAAGGACGCTAAGGTTACTCTGTCTAAACAGGACAAAGTCGTTAACACGAACGATAGCGAACGGCAGGGAATGGTCAAGACCATCAATGCTGCTCAAAAACGTTATGATGATGCTAAGAAAGCTCTTGCTAAGAGCGATCAAACCATCAAATCGTTGGAAAAGAAGATTACGCAGTCTGAACAATCATTAGCTGATTTGAAGCAAAATGAAGCTGATATGCGTAAAGCAATTCAGGGCGAACAGGATCTTAAGAAGTTATTCGTGTTGATGAAGCAACAGGAGAAGCAAGCACAGGATCTGTATCAAAAGAGTGACGCAATCAACAGTGAACTCGTGAAACTCCAGAAGCGTGAACAGACTGAAACCCGTGAACGTTCGCGGAAGGAACACGCGATTACGAGTGCGGAAAAAGACTTACATACCGCTCAAGATGCGTTAGTTGCTTATGATCGTAAGAAGAAGAGTGCTCAAGACGAACAAGAACGTTCACTCAACTTGATTAATCAGAAAATCAATCGATTACAACATGATTATGATCAAAATGCCACGATTGTTAAGGGGCTCCAACAAAAGATTGAAAGCATTGATGCCAAGTTAAAATCGGATTACGGGACGACTCACTTAGTATCGCCCGTCGAATTTGACCAGTCTGCAAAGTACTTCTTGTTCAGCACCGATCTGATTCAATCATTGTCTGGTGATGAAAAGGCTTCGATGGAAATGATCATGGGCTTATTGAAGAGTGAAGTTAAGGATAAAGCTAATGTTATTACGGTTAACTATAATGACAGCTTGCCAGAAATTTGGAACAGTTACCAATCAGCTGGCTTAGTTGATAAACGAACTGGCTTGTACAACATGTACTACACGATTCAGGCAAAGGTACCGGGTGCCGTTGCGAAGACTAAACCAGAATTACCTGATAATCCTGCATGGCAATATAAGCGCAATGCTGATAAGCAGATTGTGTCAATTGCCGATGATGGCGGTAACCCAATTATGACGTTGAAGTACCGTAAGAATGGTGCCATTTGGTACATGACTTACTTCAATGGGTCATTAGCAACTCGTCGGGATGTGTACGATGCTGCCGGGTTCTTGTCAGTCACTCAGTACCTTGACCGGACGAATAACTCACAAGTGACACTAGAAAACTTCTATCGTCCAGACCACTCTTTAGCAATGGTCAAGCAATATGGTAGTAACCACGAATTATCAATTCAATTAGTGAATAAGGAAGAAGCCATCACGAATGTCTTCCATTCTGAAGCACAATTATTGAACTGGTGGTTGGCATCAGTCTTACAACAACAAAACAGTGTGTTGGTTATGGGAGTTAACGCCCCATTGTTCGACCAATGCTTACAAGCAACGAATGATAATTTCCATCTCTTACCAATCGTCTCTGCTGATGATTTGGATAATCAACACGTCCAAGATATTATCAACGGAAAGAGTAAGTTGTCGAGCTTAGTTGTAACGGATCGTGATGTTCAGACTGCGATTGAGAAACAAATGACACGTGATCTTGAAATCACCGTTATGCCAGCTGCAGAAGTCCGTGCGTAA
- a CDS encoding MarR family winged helix-turn-helix transcriptional regulator gives MMKTNTKKAKYDDAELFEKVLVGMSWLESHLREIIQTMVTDADVSFEQFLILYYLDHSTDHRITVKELAADRHVSSSAISRKLTYLINNDLIVLNIDPYDRRYRYLTLTAKGEKLARVIEKVNEERLGKFLDEFGRIRTSELTDELRMVSKVLVDTKEIKG, from the coding sequence ATGATGAAGACTAATACTAAGAAGGCCAAGTACGACGATGCGGAATTGTTCGAAAAAGTCTTAGTGGGCATGTCATGGCTTGAAAGCCATCTTCGCGAGATTATTCAAACGATGGTGACTGATGCGGACGTGTCGTTCGAACAGTTCTTGATTCTCTACTATCTTGACCATAGCACTGATCACCGGATTACGGTGAAAGAGCTAGCCGCTGACCGCCACGTCTCTTCTTCAGCGATTTCAAGGAAACTGACCTACTTGATCAACAATGACTTGATTGTGTTGAACATCGATCCTTATGATCGTCGGTACCGTTATCTAACGTTGACCGCCAAAGGTGAGAAGTTAGCACGGGTCATTGAAAAAGTTAACGAAGAACGCCTTGGCAAGTTCCTCGACGAATTTGGCCGGATTCGAACCTCTGAATTAACTGATGAGCTTCGGATGGTCAGCAAAGTTTTAGTGGATACCAAGGAAATTAAAGGCTAG
- a CDS encoding tyrosine-type recombinase/integrase, which produces MSVTKLNNGKWQARVSYKDDDGNYKSVTHLEKRKTDAVEWETKTKNALLEGADLSRSTESLKHYFLDWIRIYKTDGVSRHTHELYMGNWRHVSAYFKDQPMSAIKRPDYQKFLNEFGRSHGIATSHKLHQQVHTAIKDAVADGILKRDFAYKAHVTGRPPKPVEEKYLTLSDYKKLRKYLIKTADYDHMTMLMMLFQLETGTRFEEAAGLTWDNLDLNNGIVHIKQQWDARRQTFRPTKGNGQADGDITIGPAYCRFMRSYRSTQKDYLELHEMKNPKNLVFWSKLGKIVGNGNANEELGRICNRLNINKVTTHAMRHTHASILILNHESLPYVQHRLRHQKLETTVNTYVHLIEEENGVSDKKATELMDEGF; this is translated from the coding sequence ATGTCAGTAACCAAACTTAATAATGGTAAATGGCAAGCCCGTGTCTCTTATAAAGATGATGACGGTAACTATAAGTCAGTTACTCATTTAGAAAAGCGCAAAACTGACGCCGTTGAGTGGGAAACTAAAACTAAAAATGCTCTGCTGGAAGGTGCTGACTTATCACGTAGCACCGAGAGTCTAAAGCACTACTTTCTTGATTGGATCAGAATATATAAAACTGACGGCGTATCGCGTCATACTCACGAGCTATATATGGGCAACTGGCGTCACGTCTCTGCATATTTTAAGGATCAACCTATGAGCGCAATTAAACGGCCAGATTATCAGAAATTCCTGAATGAATTTGGTCGCAGTCATGGAATTGCCACATCTCACAAACTTCATCAACAAGTACACACCGCAATCAAGGACGCTGTAGCCGATGGTATTCTAAAACGTGACTTTGCTTACAAGGCACACGTCACTGGACGCCCTCCTAAGCCCGTAGAGGAAAAGTATTTAACGTTGTCCGATTATAAGAAACTGCGTAAATATCTCATTAAAACGGCTGATTATGACCACATGACTATGCTGATGATGCTGTTTCAATTAGAAACTGGGACCAGGTTCGAGGAAGCTGCTGGTCTGACGTGGGATAATTTGGATTTGAATAATGGAATAGTTCACATTAAACAGCAGTGGGACGCCCGTAGACAGACTTTTCGTCCAACTAAGGGAAATGGACAGGCCGATGGAGATATAACCATAGGGCCCGCCTACTGTCGTTTTATGAGGAGCTATCGTAGCACGCAGAAAGATTATTTAGAATTGCACGAAATGAAGAATCCTAAGAACCTCGTATTTTGGTCTAAACTAGGAAAAATCGTGGGCAATGGGAATGCAAACGAAGAGCTAGGACGTATTTGTAACCGTCTAAATATCAATAAAGTTACAACACACGCCATGAGGCATACACACGCTTCGATTCTTATCTTAAATCATGAGTCCCTTCCCTATGTTCAACATCGCCTTCGACATCAGAAACTAGAAACGACCGTTAACACCTACGTCCATCTTATTGAAGAAGAAAACGGCGTATCAGATAAGAAGGCCACTGAGCTAATGGATGAAGGATTTTAG
- a CDS encoding DUF1828 domain-containing protein: MVTIQQLKKSADEFYKKSTKWLPIQTGITRIDTPFLDRHNDAIILYAVSQQNGLIKLTDGGYIFDDLEGDGIYLSRSKQRMHILTEQLNSYSVKIDKSQHELFITTTLNDYPVKQNLLIQAMLFTNDMFMLSNKKVSSIFINEVAKFFEDQNIRVTDGPNIIGRTGMIHHYDFSIPGIRDIPEKLIRTMNNAKNEYYAKSIAMDKRQTQDVRPNTDFYTIINDEESVDDNIINLFDSEGITPILFSKRNNYIEQLAK, from the coding sequence ATGGTAACTATCCAACAATTAAAAAAATCAGCTGATGAATTTTATAAAAAAAGCACTAAATGGTTGCCTATTCAAACCGGGATAACACGAATTGATACTCCTTTCTTAGATAGGCATAATGATGCAATCATTCTGTATGCTGTCAGCCAACAGAACGGCTTAATAAAGCTGACTGATGGAGGCTACATTTTTGATGATTTAGAAGGCGATGGAATTTACCTTTCTAGATCAAAACAACGCATGCATATCTTGACTGAACAATTAAACAGTTATTCCGTTAAGATAGATAAAAGCCAACATGAATTATTCATTACTACAACACTTAATGACTATCCAGTCAAACAGAACCTTCTAATACAAGCAATGTTGTTTACTAACGATATGTTTATGCTATCAAATAAAAAAGTATCATCTATATTTATTAATGAAGTTGCAAAATTTTTTGAAGATCAAAATATTCGTGTTACAGACGGGCCAAATATCATTGGCCGTACTGGTATGATTCATCATTATGATTTCTCAATCCCTGGAATACGGGATATTCCAGAAAAGCTTATACGTACGATGAACAATGCTAAGAACGAATACTATGCAAAATCAATTGCGATGGATAAACGTCAAACACAAGATGTAAGACCTAACACTGATTTTTACACAATTATTAACGACGAAGAAAGTGTTGATGACAATATAATTAATCTATTTGATTCAGAAGGTATTACACCAATACTATTTTCAAAACGTAATAATTACATTGAACAGCTAGCAAAATAA
- a CDS encoding DUF6978 family protein — MNINELTDTEVNQLIHSVKKCERQIPGETPFIGRIKDDTPVIDFENHIKYTLHRYRHPLDVSRFSLHIRFTDTNDMLIRIDIQNGKHKNPDGEIIGQNHMHIYHEQKGLRKDATAIPLPNEIHNISTLFLALDDFLNYTNTKLYK; from the coding sequence ATGAATATTAACGAACTAACTGACACAGAAGTCAACCAATTAATTCATTCCGTAAAAAAATGTGAACGTCAAATTCCCGGAGAAACGCCATTTATTGGTAGAATTAAAGATGATACACCAGTAATCGACTTTGAAAATCATATCAAGTACACGTTGCACCGATATAGACATCCGTTAGACGTTTCTAGATTCAGTCTTCATATTAGATTTACGGATACAAATGACATGCTTATACGAATTGATATACAGAATGGCAAGCACAAAAATCCAGATGGTGAAATAATTGGTCAAAATCATATGCACATTTACCATGAACAGAAGGGCTTACGAAAAGATGCAACAGCAATCCCCTTGCCTAATGAAATTCATAATATTTCAACCCTTTTTTTAGCCTTAGATGACTTTTTAAATTATACTAATACCAAATTATATAAATAA